One Xiphophorus couchianus chromosome 1, X_couchianus-1.0, whole genome shotgun sequence genomic region harbors:
- the pfkma gene encoding phosphofructokinase, muscle a codes for MSMNLHTAMDPTKMGVGRSIAVLTSGGDAQGMNAAVRATVRVGLYTGAKVFFVHEGYQGLVDGGDHIRPATWESVSMMLQLGGTVIGSARCKDFMSREGRMKAACNLVKLGITNLCVIGGDGSLTGANQFRTDWGSLLADLAKDGKITQEEAKKSSHLNIVGMVGSIDNDFCGTDMTIGTDSALHRIIEVVDAITTTAQSHQRTFILEVMGRHCGYLALVSALSCGADWVFIPEVPPDDGWENHLCRRLADQRSRGSRLNVIIVAEGAISRDGKAITSDQIKKLVTERLGFDTRTTILGHVQRGGTPSAFDRVLGSRMGVEAVMALLEATPDTPACVVSLSGNQAVRLPLMECVQVTKDVTAAMASGRFEDAVKLRGKSFENNWNTYKLLAHINPPDVKSNINMAVMNVGAPCAGMNAAVRAVVRMGIIEGHSMFAVQDGFDGLAQGQIEPISWNTVTGWTGKGGSMLGTKRTLPGKLLEKVSLNIAKFNIHALVIIGGFEAYVGGLELLQAREQYEDLCIPFVVIPATVSNNVPGSDFCIGADTALNTITTTCDRIKQSAAGTKRRVFIVETMGGYCGYLATMAGLAAGADAAYIYEDKFSIKDLTANVAHLVQKMKTTVKRGLILRNENCNANYTTEFLFNLYSEEGKGIFDCRMNVLGHMQQGGTPTPFDRNFGTKMGAKSILWLTDNLKECYRHDRIFANTANSACVLGMRKRGLTFQPIADLKDDTDFEHRIPKTQWWLKIRPIMKILAKYDIKLDTSEHVDMEPVLNKRGKPLEVEGVFLR; via the exons ATGTCCATGAACCTTCATACCGCCATGGATCCAACAAAGATGGGCGTTGGACGGTCCATAGCTGTGCTGACATCAGGAGGAGACGCTCAAG GTATGAATGCTGCGGTGAGAGCCACAGTCAGAGTGGGTCTCTACACCGGAGCCAAAGTCTTCTTTGTTCATGAG GGTTACCAAGGCCTGGTGGATGGAGGGGATCATATTCGGCCAGCAACATGGGAGAGCGTGTCCATGATGCTTCAGCTG GGTGGCACTGTCATCGGCAGCGCCCGCTGCAAAGACTTCATGAGCAGAGAGGGCCGTATGAAGGCGGCCTGCAACCTGGTGAAGCTCGGGATCACCAACCTGTGTGTGATTGGAGGAGACGGCAGTCTGACTGGAGCCAACCAGTTCAGGACGGACTGGGGCAGCCTGTTGGCTGACCTGGCCAAAGAtg ggAAGATTACACAGGAGGAAGCCAAGAAGTCGTCTCACTTAAACATTGTCGGCATGGTTGGCTCTATCGACAACGACTTCTGTGGCACTGACATGACCATTGGCACTGACTCAGCCCTCCATCGCATCATCGAGGTGGTGGACGCCATCACTACAACTGCGCAGAG CCACCAGAGGACATTTATCCTGGAAGTGATGGGCAGACACTGCGG ATATCTGGCCCTGGTGTCGGCTTTGTCCTGTGGAGCCGACTGGGTTTTCATTCCAGAGGTGCCACCGGATGACGGCTGGGAGAACCACTTGTGCAGGAGGCTGGCAGAC CAAAGATCTCGGGGTTCTCGTCTGAATGTGATCATTGTGGCCGAGGGTGCGATCTCCAGAGACGGCAAAGCGATCACATCGGACCAGATCAAAAAG TTGGTGACCGAAAGGCTGGGCTTTGACACCCGCACCACCATCCTCGGACACGTCCAGAGAGGGGGAACGCCGTCTGCTTTTGACAGAGTCCTG GGCAGCAGGATGGGTGTGGAGGCGGTGATGGCGCTGCTGGAGGCCACACCGGACACTCCTGCCTGTGTGGTCAGTCTGTCTGGGAACCAGGCAGTCAGACTGCCCCTCATGGAGTGTGTCCAAGTG ACCAAAGATGTGACTGCTGCCATGGCTTCGGGCAGATTTGAAGACGCTGTCAAGCTCAGGGGAAA gagttttgaaaataactgGAACACGTACAAGCTGCTGGCGCACATAAATCCTCCAGATGTGAAG AGCAACATCAACATGGCCGTTATGAACGTCGGAGCTCCCTGTGCCGGGATGAACGCTGCGGTTCGAGCAGTGGTGAGGATGGGCATCATCGAGGGCCACTCCATGTTTGCTGTCCAGGATGGTTTTGATGGTCTGGCTCAAGGACAG ATTGAGCCCATAAGCTGGAATACGGTGACTGGCTGGACTGGAAAAGGAGGCTCCATGTTGGGAACCAAGAG AACTCTACCAGGAAAGTTATTGGAGAAAGTCAGCTTGAACATCGCCAAGTTCAACATCCATGCTTTGGTTATTATTGGTGGATTTGAG GCCTATGTAGGCGGTCTGGAGCTGCTTCAGGCCAGAGAACAATACGAAGACCTGTGCATACCCTTTGTGGTGATCCCCGCCACTGTCTCCAACAACGTCCCAGGCTCCGACTTCTGCATCGGCGCGGACACCGCCCTGAACACCATCACCACC ACCTGCGACAGAATCAAGCAGTCTGCAGCTGGAACGAAGCGCCGCGTCTTCATTGTCGAGACCATGGGTGGTTACTGTGGGTACCTGGCCACCATGGCAGGGCTGGCTGCTGGGGCTGACGCCGCCTACATATATGAGGATAAATTCAGCATTAAAGACCTGACG GCAAATGTAGCGCATCTTGTGCAGAAAATGAAGACGACTGTGAAGAGAGGTTTGATTCTCAG GAATGAAAACTGCAATGCTAACTACACCACAGAATTCCTCTTTAACCTCTACTCTGAAGAAGGCAAAGGAATCTTTGACTGCCGTATGAATGTTCTCGGACACATGCAGCAG GGTGGCACTCCGACACCCTTTGACAGAAACTTTGGAACAAAGATGGGAGCCAAATCTATTCTCTGGCTGACTGACAACCTCAAGGAGTGCTACAGGCATG ATCGTATCTTTGCAAACACAGCAAACTCTGCCTGTGTCCTGGGAATGAGGAAGAGAGGACTCACCTTCCAGCCTATTGCTGATCTGAAAGATGACACAGACTTTGA GCATCGGATCCCGAAGACACAGTGGTGGCTGAAAATCAGGCCCATCATGAAGATACTGGCCAAGTATGACATCAAGCTGGACACGTCTGAGCATGTCGACATGGAGCCTGTCCTCAACAAGAGGGGGAAACCATTGGAAGTAGAAGGAGTCTTTTTGCGTTga